The DNA sequence GCCCAGTTGGTCCGTGTCGCTGTCGTAGTACCCGTCGAAGCGGCGCAGCTCGATCGCGTCCAGTTCCGGGAAGACGATGTCCGTGAGCCATTCCGTCCGCGGCAGGGTCATTTTCAGGTCCATGCGTCGGCCGGCCACGGGTTCGAAAGCGCCTTCGGGCTGGAAGAAGCTGGTGATCTTCTGCTGCGCGCGGGGCACGATGCTGTCCGCGCCCAAGTTGCTGTGGTAGGTGAGGGTGATGGCGTCACTGTCCAGTTCCACGGCGGTGGAATCGCTGGCGAGCAGCGCACCGATGCGGAAGCGCTGGAAAAGGAACTCCTCGTTGCCGTTGGAGAGCCGCAGGTCGCGGGCACCCAGCTTGGTGCTGCCGTGGAATTCCGGCGAGAAGGCCAACCGGCCAGCGAGTCCGCCAGACAGATCAAGCGGCCAGCCCACGAGTCCGAGCTCCTGCAGTTGGAGCTTGCGCATCACCAGGTCCAGGTCCACGGCCAGACTGTCGCCAGGTTGCGGCCAGCGCCCTTTGGCATCCAGCAGCAGGTCGGCATGTTCGGCGCGGGCCATCAGGCCCATGGCCAGGCTGTCGCCCTGGGCGGTGAGGTGCAGGCGCAGACTGCTGAGGTCGTTGCCGGCGTAGGTGAGCGCGGTGGGGGTCACCGAGATGGACCCACGCCGCGAAGGGCCGTTCAGGTCTTCGCCTCCGGCCACCACCTTCAGATCGATGGGTCCAAGCGACGTGTCGCCCACGATCCTCCCGGCGTCGATCGCCGAGAGGGTGAGCGCGAGATCGAGACCATCGGGCATGTTGCCGCTCCAGTCGTGCACCACGGCGAAGCCCGTCACGCGGCCCAGGTCGCTGTTCAGGGCGAGGACCGTGCGTAAGGTGCCACGCTCGCCGCTGGCATCGCCGCGCATGCTGAGGTGTTGCGGAAACGTCACATCTGGCGGTGCGAAGGCCCGCGCCACCTGCCGGATGCCCTTGCCCATCACGAATTCTTCCAGGTGCAGGGCGAAATCGTTGAAGGGCCAGTTCTCCGCGCGGCGGGTACGTCCTTCCAGGCGGATGCGGCTGCCCTGGTCGCCGGTGAGATGCAGGCCCATGCTTTCCGCACTGTTGGCGGTGCCTTGCAACCACGCACGCGTGTCCCAGATCTCCTCCGCGGAGGCGGCGGCGGGCAGCGCGATGCCCAATGCGGCGAGCAGGGGATGGAGGCCCGCCATGCGGAGTTGGGCGCTGAGCTCGGCCTCGAGGGGAACCGCGTAGGGGGTACGGTAGGCGCGCGACAGATCGCCGGGATGGGCCCGCAGTTGGAAGGCGATGGTGTTGTCCATGGCGCTGATCCGCCCTTTGTGCAACGCGATGGTTTCCGGGGTGGCGACCAAGGCGAAGGATAGTTCGAGTGAAGTGGTGTCGGGCCCTGCGGCGACACGCATCCGCTCCAGTTCCATGGCGATGCGTGAATTGTTGACGGCGATCCCCTGCGCTTGCAGCTCGATCCCACGCGACACCACTTGGGTGGCATCCGCGAGCGAGCTGGGCGTGGCGATGCTGTCAGTATGCAGGGCGAAACGGCTCTGTGCGATGCGCAGATCGCCGATCGCCAGGTCCCAGTCCTGTGTCCAATACCTGAAACCGTCATCGCGGTCCAGCCACAAGGGATCCGGATGGGCCGTGGTATCCGGCACGTCCTCACCCGACATCGCCAGCATGCCGAAGTCGAGCCCCGCGATATCCACCCGCTCCAGGTCGATGTGTTGTCGCACTGAGGCCATGGCGCGTGTCCGCACTTCCCCGTGTCGCAGGCCGAGCCACAGGCTGTCGCCGCTGCCGGTGGTCTTCATGGTGAAGTTCACCGCTTCCAAGGCGATCCTGCGGAAGCGCACGTCGATGTCCGCCAAGGGGTTCTCCAGTTCAGGATAGGCCGGGGGCGTGGGATCGCCGCCCGCGAGGCGCAGGTCGAGGCGGGTATTGTTCAAGCGCAGTTCACCGGCATGGAAGATCAGCGGATCCAGCGCGAAGCGGTCGAAGCCCAGGTCCAATTCGCCCAAGCGCAATTCCAGCTCCAGTGAAGAGGGCGCCAGATGCATGGTGTAATGGATCCTCTCCAACCGCACCTGTCCCAAGCGGATGTGCGGGCCGCCGCCGGTTTCCTCCTCCACCACCGGTGCGCTCGGCTCTTCACCCACGAAGGCATCGATGATGAACTGGAAGTTGAACACGCTGTCCGTGTCCTGCGTGAGCGTGGCGCGTGTGTCGGCGAGGTGGACGCGCTTGAGAAAAATATCGCCGCCCAGCAAGGCACGCAGGCCTACATCGGACTTCAGCAGGCCCGCATGCAGCAAGGTGTCGCCCCTCTGGTCCGCCACGAAGAGGCCCTCCAACTTCAGCCCCAGGGGAAAGCGCAACCGCAATGCTTCCAGTTCCACTCTGGTGCCTGTCTTCTCGCGGAGAATGGCCACCGCCTTGCCGCGCACCAGGTCCTGCACCGGCGGCAGATAGAGCAGCAACGCGGCCAGGGCTGTGATCAGGAGGGGGAGGAGGAGGAGCCCGGCCACCACCCGCAGCCACCGGCGGCCCCTGCTCCGCTGGGCATTTGGGGGCTTCGCGTCATTGGTATCGGCGGAGGGCGGCGACAATGCGCCGAAGTTACTGAGGGGCCTCACCGCGCACCCTCACGCCACACCTGCAGTGGTCACAAGCGCAGCTCCTTCATCTCTCCCTTGTCCGTGACCATGAAGTAGCGCACGATCTCCTTCGCTTCCTTCTTGGGGAAGGCCTCGGGCAGTTGGCAGTGCAGGGTGAGGTTGTAGGTGTATTGTACCGGTGGTTCGGTGATCTCGGCGTGCAGCACGATGTCGAATTGACCGTAGGGCACCTTGTTGTAGAAGTGCGCGTTGGGCCGGCGCACATCGTTCACCACCTGGCCCTTGCGGCGGCTGTTGAGGCTGCTCTGAACGCGGCTCTGGTAGGTGGTGTAGCGGTCCAGGGGGAAGTAGGCCCCGTTCCGCTCGGCAGCGACGCGGTGGCTTTCACCCGTCTTCAGGCCCAACTTCTCGCAATTGGCCAGCTTCTGTTGCAGCAGCTTGGTGGCGAACATCCGCAGCGTGTCGTAGGCCGCGCCCTGGTGCTTCACGAAGAAGTCCACCTTCACCAGATCGTAGATCTCCTCCTTGGCGCAGGCGGTCACCAGTTGGTCCAGCACGCGCGCATCGGTGAAGCGGATGTGGATGTTCTTCTGGATCTCGAAGCCGGCGGGGATCTCCTGGTAGCTGCGGCTGAAGAGCTTGCGGTTCGCTTCCAACTCATACACGGGCACGAAGGAGAGCATGTCGGTGAAGACGTCGGCATCCTTGATCCCATGCCTGGCCACGCGTTTCAGCACGCCACCGATGCGCGCGTTCATCAGGCTGTCGGCCTCCTCGGCGGTCTGGCCCAATTGCGTCACGTGGAAGATCGCCAGGTAGCTGTCGGCCCGCACGTTCATCATGGCGTTCACCTCCAGCACCAGCATGTTGCCCTGTATGCTGGCCTTCACCGGCTGCTCGGCCTGTTGGAACCAGATGCGGCTCGCGGCCTCGTACATGAGGTTGCCCATGGCCTGGGGCCGCGCGGACAAGGCGGAGAACAGCAGTGCGAAAGCGAGGAGCGGACGGGTCATGATCGGGGTTTTGCCCGATCGGTACACGCGCCCTTGGGGGCGGTTCAGTCCTTCTTCCTGAAATCCCCGTTCTGCCAGGCCTGGATGAATTGCGCCCAGGCGATGGGGTTGAAAAGGTTCACCGTGGGCGTGCCGCCGCTGTAGTAGAGCTGCGTGCGGTCCATGGCCATCTGGTACTGGAAGCTCTGGTAGGCGTCCGGCGGCAGGTTCTCCATGCGCTGGATCATCTCGGCGGGCGAGAGGTTGCGCATGGCCAGCTGGAAGTCGTCCTCCGGCAGCTTCAGGTTGAGGAAGGCCTCCTTGAACTGCTCCCGCGAGGGCCAGGGGTACACGCTGATCTCGCCCAGCATGATGGTGTCGCGCGCCATCACGTGGATCATGGAGTATTTGCTCTCGGGCAGGTCGCGCGGGATGACGTACTGCGAGCGCTGGAAGCCCACGGCGCTGAACAGGATGGTATCGCCCTCCTGCGCCACGAAGCTGAAGTAGCCGAACACATCGCTCATGGTGCCCCGGAAGCTGTTCTTGATGAGGATGTTGGTGAAGGGCACCGGCGAGAGGCTGTCGGTGACCACCACGCCGCTGAACTGCACCAGGTCGTTCTTACGCTCGGGCTGGGCCTGGGCCATGGCGGCGGCCAGGAGAAGGGGCAACAGGGCGAGGAGCTTCGATCGCATGTGGACAAAGGTAGCGGCGCGGCCGGGCAAGCTTCGGGCCGTTGTGCTTCGCCCTGGACCGGGAATGGACGGGAATGAACGGAAATGACGGGGGCCGCAACTGGTCGGCTGGAGCATGCCCATGCACGACCATCCATGTACATGCATGTTTCTGCCGGGCCGGATCCCGGCCCGTTGTGCGGCATGGTCCCACCGGATAGCTTTGTGTGCTCCCTTCTCCCCCAGCCACCATGCGACACTTCCTGCTCCTGGGCGCCTGTGCGCTCCTCGCTCCTGTTACAGCCCAGATCGTCATCGGCCCGGCCGACATGCCCATCGCCGGCGACACCATGCGCTACCAGACCACCCTGCCCGCCGGTATCAATGTGGAGCAGACCGGCCCCGGCGTGGTGTGGGACTTCGGCGACCTGCAGCCCTTGCTGCCCGGCGCCGACACCGCGGTCACCGTGGCCTCCACGCCCTTTCTCTACCAATTCTTCTTCAACAACAACATCCTCTACCCGGAGCACGCCGCCAACTACGCGGTGAAGGGCATGGGCTTCAGCCTGCAGGGCATCACGCTGGAGAACGTCTTCGAGTACTACAAGATCGGCCCCACCGGATTCCGGAATGTGGGCTTCGGCGCCACCATCAACGGTCTGCCCGCCTCGGTGCGCCGCATCCCCGTGGATTGGATCCACCGTTTTCCCATGGAATACGGGGATACGGACGACTCCTTCAGCGAATTCCAGATCGACATCCCCACCCTCGGCTTCTTTGGCCAGACGCAACAGCGCGACAACGTGGTGGACGGCTGGGGCACCCTCTACCTGCCGGCGGACACCTTCCAAGTGCTGCGCGTGCGTTCCACGCTGACCCGGCGCGACACCATTTTCGTGGACCAGATCGGCATCGGCTTCGGCTTCGATGAGCCCCTCACCGTGGAGTACAAGTGGATCGCGCCCGGCATGGACGTGCCCGTGCTGCTGGTGACCACCACAGCCGGTGTGCCCGGAACCGCGCGCTTCCATTACAACCCCGGTGTTACCAGCGTGGAGGAGACCATCAGCGGCACGCTGCCGCAGGTCTTCCCCAACCCCGCTTCGGAAATGGTGCGCGTACGGATCCCCGAAGGATGGCGCGGCCAGCTCTTCCTGCACGATGCCACCGGCCGCGTGGTGCTTGGTGGCCTGGCCGTGACACCCGGCGCGGACATCGCCCTGGACCTTGGCGGCCTGGCCGCCGGCTCCTACCTGCTGCGGATCCAGGGCACCTCCCTGTGGACCACGCGTCTGGTGGTGGCACGCTGATCCCTGCCAGCCTGACACGTGCACCGTGTTGGAACGATGCTTGATCGCGAGCACCGCCGCTACCTTCGCGGCATTACCTGACACCCCCGACACAACATGAAAAGCATCGGTCTCTGGATCTTCGTGGGCGTGATCGCCCTGCTCGCCTTCTGGGGCATGCGCTTCTACAACGGCACCATCGGCATGGACGAGGACGTGAAGAAGCAGTGGAGCAACGTGGAGAACGCCTACCAGCTGCGCGCTGACAAGACGCAGAACCTGGTGGCCATCGTGAAGGGCGCCGCCGATTTCGAGCAGGAGACCCTCACCGGCGTGATCGAAGCCCGCGCCAAGGCCACCAGCGTCAATGTCAGCGCGGACAACCTCACGCCCGAGAACATCCGCGCCTTTGAAGAGGCCCAGCAACAGTTCACCGGTGCCCTCTCGCGCCTGATGGTGACCGTGGAGCGCTACCCCGAGCTGAAGGCCGTGCAGGGTTTCCGCGATTTCCAGGCCCAGTACGAGGGCATGGAGAACCGAATCGGCGTGGAGCGCCGCAAGTACAACGAGGTGGCGCGCGAATTCAACACCCGCATCAAGCGCTTCCCCGGCAACCTGCTCGCCGGCATGTTCGGCTTCTCGGAGAAGGGCTACTTCGAGGCCCGCGAAGGCACCGACCAGGCACCGCAGATCGCTTTCTGACGTGCTCACCGCCGAGGACTTCCTGACCGACGAGGAGCGTGCCCGCGTGGCGGCGGCCATCGGCGAGGCCGAACGCCTCACCAGCGGCGAGATCCGCGTGCATGTCGAGGACCACATCGAGGAGGATGTGCTGGACCATGCCGCCTACATCTTCACCGAACTCGGCATGCAGCACACGCGCGAACGCAACGGCGTGCTCATCTACGTCTCCGCCGGCGATCGGCTGGTGGCGGTCGTGGGCGACAAGGGCGTGAATGAAAAGGTGCCCACCGGCTTTTGGGACCAGACCCTCGCCGTATTGAAGCTCCATTTCGCCGCCGAGCGCCGGGCCGATGGCCTGTGCGAAGCGGTGCGCATGGTGGCCGCCCTGCTCGCCAAGCACTACCCACCGCGTCGCGATGACGTGGACGAGTTGTCCAACGAAGTGAGCATCGGGCGGCGATGAGGACGAAAGGGGTCCTGCTCTTCCTTCTGCTCACATCCACCGGGTGGGCCGCATCGTTCGATTGCTCACTGAAGCCGCCGCCGGAGCGCCAGCAGGACAAGCTGGTGTGGCAGTATGGTGAGCCCTGGCTGAAAGCCGCCGAGGTGGAGCGCCTCAATGCCAAACTCGTGGAATTCGCCCGCGAGACCAGCAACCAGATCCTGGTGCTGGTGGTGGACACCCTCTGCGGCTACCCCGAATCGGACCTCGCCTTCGAAGTGGGGGAGAAGTGGGGCATCGGACAGAAGCGCTTCGACAACGGGATCGTCTTCCTCGTGAAGCCCTTCGGCAAGCCCGGCGAGCGCGCGCTCTTCATCGCCGTGGGCTACGGCCTCGAAGGCGTGATCCCCGACCTCACCGCCAAACGCATCGTGGACCGCGAGGCCATTCCGCACTTCCAGGAAGGCCGCTACTTCCAAGGCGTGGACCAGGCCACCGACGTGCTCATGGCACTGGCCAAGGGCGAGTTCGATGAAAAGAGCTACGGCCGTGATCCGATCCCCTGGGGCGTCCTCGCCTTCATTGTCATCATGATCGTGGTGATGACGCTGTCCTGGCGTGGAGGTGTGAAACGCTACGCCAAGCGCAACAACATCGATTTCTGGACCGCCATGTGGCTCCTGTCGCAGACCCAGCAGAAGCACGGGCGCCGTGGCGGTGGCGGCTTCGGTGGCGGTTTTGGCGGTGGCGGTGGCGGCGGATTCGGTGGCTTCGGTGGCGGCGGCTTCGGTGGCGGCGGCGCCGGTGGCCGCTGGTAACGCCAACCTCCATCATCCAAACCCACACCCTACCAACCTTCCAACCATCCCTTGACCTTCAACAAATGGATCGGCGGCGGACTGGGCTGGGCCTTCGGTGGCCCCATCGGTGGCGTGCTGGGCTTCGCCGTGGGCGCGATGATCGATCGCATGGGCCGTGGGGAATGGATCCCGGGGCCTGAGGAGGGTGCCGGACCTGGTGGGCATACGCAGCACACGGGCCGCACTACCACCGGCGATCTGGCCATGAGCCTGGTGGTGCTCAGCGCCGCGCTGATGAAGGCCGATGGCCGCGTGACACGCAACGAGCTGGACCATGTGCGGCGCTTCTTCCTGGCCCAGTTCGGCACCCTGCGCGCCAAGGAAATGTTGCTGGCCCTGCGTGAAGTGCTGCAGCGCGACATCCCCCTGCGCGAGGTGTGCGAGCAGGTGCGGCGGAACATGCCCCATCCCGTGCGGCTGCAACTGATGCACTACCTCATCGGCCTGGCCAACGCCGATGGCCGCGTGGAACGCAGCGAACGCGATCTGCTGCACCGCATCGCGCAGGACATCGGCATCAGCGACAAGGACCTCGCCTCGCTCAGCGCCATGTTCCGCATGGCCGACCCCACCGCCGCCTACGCCGTGCTGGAGATCGATCCCAAGGCCAGCGACGAGGAGGTGAAGAAGGCCTACCGCCGCATGGCCATGAAGTTCCACCCGGACAAAGTGGCCCAGCTGGGCGAGGAGGTGCAAAAGGCAGCGGCCGAGAAGTTCAAGAAGGTGCAACAGGCCTATGAAAGCATACAAAAGGAGCGGGGGATGAAGTAGTCTCTTGCCGTTGGAGGATGAAGGTCGCGGGAACCTCCTCCAGGGAACAACGCCTTCCACTTTCGACATTCAACCCCAAGCCTTCATCAACCACCCATGCTCATCCTGCTCTCCCCGGCCAAAGACCTCAATGAAAGTCCCGTGAGCGGCATCCGGACCACGGTGCCGGTGCTGTTGGAGCATGCCGTGCCGCTGGCGGAGAAGTTGCGCGGCATGAGCGCGAAGAAGCTCGCCACGCTCATGGACATCAGCCCCAAGCTGGCCGCGCTGAACCACGCGCGTTACCAGGCCTGGTCGGTGCCGTTCGGGAAGCATGCGCTGCCGGCGGGCTTCGCCTTCAACGGCGAGGCCTATCGGGGGCTGGACATCCGCACGCTTGATGCTGACGACCTCCGTTTCGCGCAGCGGCATTTGCGGATCCTGTCCGGGTTGTATGGCGTGCTGCGTCCGCTGGACCGCATGCTGCCCTATCGCTTGGAAATGGGCACCCCCTTGGCCATGGGCCGTGGCTTGAAGGACCTCTATGCCTGGTGGGGCGATCGCATCACCGACGCGTTGCAGGGTGATCTGAAACAGGCGGGGAAGGTGGTGGTGAACCTCGCCTCGCAGGAATACTTCAAGGCGGTGAGGACCGGACGGCTTGGTGTACCGGTGATCACGCCCGTATTCAAGGACCGCGTGGGGAGCGGTCACAAGGTGGTCATGGTCTTCGCCAAACACCAGCGCGGCGCCATGGCGCGGCACATCATCCGGCACCGCATCCTCGATCCGCAGGCGCTGAAGAAGTACGATGGTGATGGTTACCGCTTCAGCGCGGAGGAGAGCACGGTGGACCAGTGGGTCTTTCTGCGCGACCGGCGTTAGAAGCGCAAGAGCAGTCCGGCCGTGAGCCGCGTGGAGGACCACGATACGGAGATCGGCCTGCCGTCCGCGTCGTTCACCGCTTCGCCCTCCAGGGCAAGATCGGCCGTGGCGCTGGCCGCATGATCCGCAGCGACGAAGGCCCCCAGCGTGCCGGAGACCATGCGCAGCCAGCGGGCGCCCACCTGCACCACACCAGCGTTCGCCCCATAAGGCAACCTGCCGCCCACCGGACGCAAGGCCAGGATCGAGGTGCCTGCGCCTGCCAGGAGTTCCAGCGCCGCACGTTCACCGATCCATGGACGCCAGCTCGCTTCCAATTGATAGGTGGTGATGCGCAGGCGTTCCAAGGGCTCCGCATGTTCAGCGCTGCCGATGCGGTCGTAGTGCAGGCCCAGGGACCACCGCTTGCCGAAGCCGTGCGCGAAGGCGAAGCGTACCGCGCCACAGGGCAGTTCCGGTTGGCCGATCCCCCCGCCCGACCCGTGCAGGTCCAGCAGCCCCGCACCGCCGCCGAGGCTGCTCACCAGGCTGCCCTTGCGAACCGATTGCGCATTCGCCGTACAAGGCGCCAGCAGCGCCACCACGAGCGCCGCCCATGCGAGATCACGCGGACCGACCATGGTGCAAAGGTCGGCAGGGGGGTCAGTGTCTCAGTTCGCTAACAGGTCAGGTCGGCGAACATCGACGTTGACATACCCTTTTCCACCCTTTGCTTCGCCAAAAGGTGGAGCCAAAAGGCGACCACGATCCGAGCCGCAGCCCGGCTCACACGGGCCCGCAGCACAAGCCCACGAGCCGGGCGCGTCCGCGCGGATCGTGGACGCCCACCGCACGCTGTACCTGCACGCTCTGCTGTACACTACGAACTCTTGCTCCTCAACTGTCCGTTGCTGTTGGGCGCCCAGGCCGAAGCATCGGTCATGGAACTGATCAACATGGGTCGAAGTGAGACACTACGCAGGGGGCCACCACCGGTAATTTCGCCCCATGGGTCTGCTGTGGATGTTGGCCGGTGTGCTGCTGGTGGGCTATGCGGCCCTCTGCCTCTTCTACTGGATCTTCCAGGAGCGCTTCATCTTCATCCGGTTCCGGGTGGGACCGAACTACCGCTGGCGGTTCACCTTCCCATTCGAGGAACGTTGGCTGGATACCGGGGATGGCGCCCGCCTGCACGCCTTGTACTTCCCGGCGGAGAAGCCGCGCGGCGCGATCCTCTACTTCCATGGCAACACGGGCAGCTTGCGGCGCTGGGGCAGTTTGGCGCCGCGCTTCACGCGCATGGGCTTCGATGTGCTCATGCCCGACCCACGCGGCTACGGCAAAAGCCGGGGACGCCTCAGCGAGGCCGCCCTGCTGGATGATGCCGAAGCGTGGTACAAGCACCTTGGTATGCGATGGCGCGAGGAGGACATCGTGCTCTTCGGCCGATCATTGGGCAGCGCAATGGCCACCCCGCTCGCGGCCGCGCACAGTTCGCGCCTGCTCCTGCTGGAAACGCCCTTCGCCAATCTCTACGATGTGGCCATGTCCTATCTGCCCATCCTGCCCTACCGCCTGTTGCTGCGCTATCCCTTCCGCAACGACAAGGCCATCCGCCGGGTGCGCTGCCCGGTGTACATCTTCCACGGCCGCCGCGATACGCTGGTGCCCTACAACAGCGCGTTGCGGCTCTATGCCCAGGTGCCCGCGGACCTGCCGCGCGAGATGATCACCTTTCCCCGGGGCCACCACGGCGACCTGTCGCGCTTCCGGAAGTATGACAAGACCCTGCGCCGGGTGCTGATCGCGGCAGGGGGTGGGGGGGCGCGGTGAAGCATGAACATCCGCCTCCCTGGCCACCGCCTAACTTCGCGCCCTTCAAAACGCCGAACATGACCATCCGCATCATATCCGCCGCGCTGGCGATGACCGTCCTCAGCGCTTGTTCCCAAGGCCAGAAAGGCCGCACGCCGCTGAAGACCGAGATGGACTCGGTGAGCTACGCCATCGGGGCCGACATCGGCGCCAACTTCAAGCGCAACAAGCTGGAGGGCGTGAACCTCGAAGCCATGCGTGATGGCCTGCGCGATGGGCTGGACAGCAGCGTGACCATGGACGAGATGGTGCTGCAGAGCGTGGTGCAGCGCTACATGATGCGCATGCAGGAGGAGCGCCAGGCCGAGGAGCGCAAGCAGGGCGAGGAGAACCGGGTGATCGGCGAGGAATACCTGCTGGCCAACGGCAAGCGCGCGGGGGTGACCACCACCGAGAGCGGCCTGCAGTATGAAGTGATCAAGATGGGCACGGGGCCGAAGCCCACGGCGAGCGACCGCGTGAAGGTGCACTACGCCGGCACCTTGATCGATGGCACCGAGTTCGACAGCAGCGTGCGCCGCGGCGAACCGGCCGTGTTCGGCGTGACCCAGGTGATCCGCGGCTGGGTGGAGGCCCTGCAACTGATGCCCGTGGGCAGCAAGTGGAAACTGCACATCCCCAGCGATCTGGCCTATGGCCCCAGTGGTGGCCCCGGCGGCGCCATCCCGCCCAACAGCGTGCTCATCTTCGAGGTGGAGCTGCTGGAGATCGTGAAGTAGGAGGGTGCAAGGGGTGGTAGGTCCCAAGTGGAAAGGTGCGAGCGCGGGTGCGCTTGCACCTTTTCACTTTTCCACCCCTTGCACTTTGGTAGTGTCCCTGTTCGCCGATGAACAAACGCTCAGACCCTCCTTTCCACCTTTTGCTTCGCCAAAAGGTGGAGCCAAAAGGCGACCACGATCCAAGCGCAGGGCCACGCACCCACATACCCGCGCACTATCAGCGTTGGCCCGCGCCGCGCGGATCGTGGACACCCACGCACACGGTGGCCGTGAGGTCTATGCGCTCCGGACCCTTATGCCGGTCCACCACCCGATGGTCCCTGGCATTTGCGGCCCGAGACAATGTTCACAGAGCGTTTGGGGGCGAGCCAAAGTGGGACACTACCTGCAATCTCCACCTTCATGCCCTCTCGCCCTTGCACGTTCCACCCCTTGCACCCTTTCCACTAAGGCGCTTCCGGCAAAGGCATCCAGTGGGTGACGTCGGCGAAGAAGTGGTTGCTGGAACCCTCGCCCTGCCAGAAGTGGGGCACGCCGCTGTAGCCGGTCTTGCTGGCGTTCTTCAGGAAATGGTCGCGTAGGAAACGCAGGATCACCACGGGCCGCTCCTCGTGGTCGCCGCTCTTGCCGGGCAGGTACACCCGGTTGGCGGGCAGATGGCAAAGCACGCGCTGGCCGTCCTCGGGCAGTTTTTCTTCCACGGATATCCAGGCGCTCATGCGGTCAAGGTCGATGTGTGGCCAAGATAGGAGCCATCACAGAGGCTCGTCCGGTACAGCGCCGGCGGTGACCAGGGCCAGCAGCTGGTCCGCTGCGGTGCGCGCGAGTTCCTTGATCTCTTCAGGCTCGTTGGCGAAGAGCTTGCCGGCCTCCTTGCGGAGCAGATAACCGATCACTTCGGGGCGGATCTCCAGACCGGTGGTGGTGCTCACCGATTTGTCCAGGTGGAGCCAATGCCACAGCATCCTCAGCGCCAGCCGCAACGAGGAGCGATCGTGCAGGCGCCCGCCCTGCTCCACCCGCCCTTGCCCCGTAGGGTGATAGGTGAGGGCGCAAAGCGCGGTGCGCGTCATGGCCAGCAGGCTGTCCACGGCGACGGGGCCTTCCGGTGTGCGCAGCAGATCGGCCGCATGGAAGACCTCATGGCGCAGGTAGTTCATCTGGTGCGCGCGCGGCATGCCCTTGTTGAACTCCATCACGGCGGCGTTCACCTGACCGGCGTGCGTGACCAGGGTGCCATCATGACCATCCACCGCCTGGCGCTCCTTGTCCGCCAGCATGGACAGGTGGTCGGCTCCGGCACGGAGGGGATCCTTCGGCGGCAGGGTGAAGGAAGGCGGACCGATGGCGTGGCAGCCACGCCGATGGCACAGGCCGATGAGATGGAGACTGAGCGCGCGCAGAAACGGGCTGTCCAGCCCGATGGTCTCACGGCCTGGCAAGGGTGCTCCTTGGGGATCGTGGAACTGCGCGATGATGTCCGCCACACAGGCCTGCGGGTCGAAGGAGAGTCCGGCGCTGTGCTGTGCCAGAGCGAAGAGGATCTCATCCGCTTCCAGCATCGCGCGCACGTTGTCGATCATCACCGTGGCGCGGATGGTGCCCGTGGGCAGGTCGGCGCATTCCTCCAGTTCATGGAACAACCGGCCCCACCATCCTGCTTCCTGCTGGCCCCGCACGTCGCGCAGGTAGAGGTGCACTCCGCCCTGCCTTTCCATCAGGTTAATGGCGCAATTGCCCACCACGCGGGCCAGGTCGATGATGGACGCGGCGATGTCGTCGCCCGCGCCTTCGGCCGCATGCGCCGGCACGTGCAAGGGGCGCGGCACCACCATCAACCGCACGGTGCTGGCGGGATTCATGCGGATGCGGCCACCTTCGGCGGGTACATAGGCCAGGTCGGCCCTGGAGGCGCGTTCCAGATTGCGGTGCGCGCGAATGATGCGCCAGGGGTCCCCGGCACAGAGGTCCCACAGATCGGCCACGTAGCT is a window from the Flavobacteriales bacterium genome containing:
- a CDS encoding FKBP-type peptidyl-prolyl cis-trans isomerase, producing the protein MDSVSYAIGADIGANFKRNKLEGVNLEAMRDGLRDGLDSSVTMDEMVLQSVVQRYMMRMQEERQAEERKQGEENRVIGEEYLLANGKRAGVTTTESGLQYEVIKMGTGPKPTASDRVKVHYAGTLIDGTEFDSSVRRGEPAVFGVTQVIRGWVEALQLMPVGSKWKLHIPSDLAYGPSGGPGGAIPPNSVLIFEVELLEIVK
- a CDS encoding DUF551 domain-containing protein — translated: MSAWISVEEKLPEDGQRVLCHLPANRVYLPGKSGDHEERPVVILRFLRDHFLKNASKTGYSGVPHFWQGEGSSNHFFADVTHWMPLPEAP